The window CACAGGTATGGAACATGCacttaatttttataaattagTTAAAGATGGAACATCAATTgatgaaatgaaaaattatatttatttatttataaaatattatgatacattaaaaaatgatttatttaatgGACATAAGACAATATTTACAGAAAGgatgaaaaatatacaaagATTTGATATGCAAACTAAGTTTATATGAATGTCaattatattgttatatggaaaatatatacatgtagAGTATTActctat of the Plasmodium reichenowi strain SY57 chromosome Unknown, whole genome shotgun sequence genome contains:
- a CDS encoding putative exported protein (Plasmodium exported protein, unknown function); this encodes MHDIGVALSSTGMEHALNFYKLVKDGTSIDEMKNYIYLFIKYYDTLKNDLFNGHKTIFTERMKNIQRFDMQTKFI